From one Flavobacterium sp. N502536 genomic stretch:
- the murC gene encoding UDP-N-acetylmuramate--L-alanine ligase: MNLNQIQNVYFIGIGGIGMSALARYFKNIGKQVSGYDKTPSMLTNELIESGIDIHFEDNISLIPTDYYIENTLVIITPAVPKTHSEWNYFTERDYVVKKRAEVLGIITKDTFCFAVAGTHGKTTTSSILGHILYESGADVTAFVGGIVENYNSNLIGEGKTVTVVEADEFDRSFLHLHPDITCITSMDADHLDIYGTSDAIEASFVEFASKVEDKNNLFITKELPLEGVQCAINEEAVYKAFNVRIDNGSYVFDVQTPSEVMTDLRFGLPGKHNLMNGLMAIAMAKTFGTPTDSIAKAIASFNGIRRRFSYQIKSEDLVYIDDYAHHPTEINAVHQAVSELYPGRKVLAIFQPHLFSRTRDFADGFAESLSKFDEVFLMDIYPARELPMEGITSEWLLGKMTNSNKKIVAKDDLLAEIKASDAPIIVTIGAGDLGEMVPSIKKMLNENI, encoded by the coding sequence ATGAATTTAAATCAAATACAAAACGTTTATTTTATTGGTATTGGAGGCATCGGAATGAGTGCCCTGGCCCGCTATTTTAAAAATATAGGGAAACAGGTTTCGGGTTACGATAAAACGCCATCAATGCTAACAAATGAGTTGATTGAAAGTGGTATTGATATTCATTTTGAAGATAATATTAGTTTGATTCCGACTGATTATTATATTGAGAATACATTGGTGATTATTACACCTGCTGTACCCAAAACACACTCAGAATGGAATTATTTTACAGAAAGAGATTATGTGGTTAAAAAACGTGCAGAAGTTTTAGGGATTATCACCAAAGACACGTTTTGTTTTGCTGTGGCAGGAACACATGGAAAAACCACAACCTCAAGTATTTTGGGGCACATTTTGTATGAAAGCGGAGCAGATGTTACGGCTTTTGTAGGTGGAATTGTAGAAAACTACAACTCGAATCTAATTGGAGAAGGAAAAACAGTAACCGTAGTGGAGGCAGATGAATTTGACCGTTCGTTTTTGCATTTACATCCGGATATCACCTGTATTACTTCAATGGATGCAGATCATTTGGATATTTATGGAACCAGCGATGCGATTGAAGCTTCGTTTGTGGAATTTGCTTCAAAAGTAGAAGATAAAAATAACTTGTTTATCACCAAAGAACTACCGCTTGAAGGAGTTCAGTGTGCTATAAATGAAGAGGCAGTATATAAGGCTTTTAACGTTCGTATCGATAACGGAAGTTATGTTTTTGATGTGCAGACACCATCAGAAGTAATGACTGATTTGCGATTTGGACTGCCTGGAAAACACAATTTAATGAATGGATTGATGGCTATTGCAATGGCCAAAACGTTTGGCACCCCGACCGACTCCATTGCAAAGGCCATCGCTTCATTTAACGGAATCAGAAGACGTTTTTCGTATCAGATTAAGTCGGAAGATTTAGTTTATATAGACGATTATGCACATCATCCAACAGAGATAAATGCTGTTCATCAAGCGGTTAGCGAATTGTATCCGGGACGTAAAGTACTGGCGATTTTTCAGCCGCATTTATTTAGCAGAACCAGAGATTTTGCTGATGGATTTGCCGAAAGTTTGTCCAAGTTTGATGAAGTGTTTTTAATGGATATTTATCCGGCACGTGAATTGCCAATGGAAGGAATTACATCGGAATGGCTGTTAGGTAAAATGACCAATTCGAACAAAAAAATTGTTGCAAAAGATGATTTATTAGCGGAGATCAAAGCCAGTGATGCGCCAATAATTGTGACAATAGGAGCTGGTGATCTTGGAGAAATGGTTCCATCAATCAAAAAAATGCTGAATGAAAATATTTAA